Sequence from the Qipengyuania pelagi genome:
CGGGGCCGCCAAGCCTTTTCAAAAGCAGGTTCGCCGCCACATTGTCCGACTGGGTCTGCGCGGCATAGGCCAGTTCGCGCCAGGTCGCGCCGCTGTCCACCCGCTCGCCCGTGAAAGGCCGGTGGAATACGAAATCGGCTTGCGTCCAAAATGTGCGCTCGTCGAGATCAATCCGCCCCGCCTGGGCTTCCGTCATCGCGAACGCGGCGAGCGAGGCCTTGAAGGTCGAAGCGAGCGCGAACCGCTCGTCCCCGCGATAGGCGATCATGCGATCCGCCCGCGTGTCATAGGCCGCAATGCCGAACGTGCCGCCGGTGGCCACCTCGATCAGGCGGAACTGCGCTTCCAGCCGCCCTGCCTCCGATGTGTCGCGTGGTATGCAGCCGCCAAGGGCCAGTCCGGCCATAGCGGTCAGCCCGCCTCCCAATAGGGTCCGTCGCGTCGTCATCCCCGTTTCCTCGCCTGCGCGTAGCTGCCGAGCAGGCGTACGCTGTTGCACTGGAATTCCAGCTCCTCCAGCGCCGCATCTATGCGGGGATCGCCGGGCGCGCCCTCCGCATCGGCGTAGAAACGCGTCGCGGCGAAGCTGGCGCCCTTTTGGTAGCTTTCCAGCTTGGTCATGTTGACGCCGTTCGTCGCGAAGCAGCCCAGCGCCTTGTAGAGCGCGGCGGGCACGTTCTTCACTTCGAAGACGAAGGTCGTCATCGCGGTTTCCCGTCCGCTCGCAAGCTCGCCCAAAAGCTTTAGGGGATCGCGGGCCTCCTTCGCCAGCAGAACGAAGCGCGTGGTGTTGTCATGCGCATCCTCGACCGCGTCCTCCACGATCTCTAGCCCGTACAGCTCGGCGGCCATCGGCGGGGCAAGGGCTGCGAGGTTGGGATCGCCCTTCTCCGCGACGAAGGCCGCCGCGCCCGCCGTATCGGCATGGCTCATCGGCACGATGTTGCGGGCGAGCAGATATTCGCGCGACTGGCCGAGCGCCTGCGGATGGCTGTAGGCCGCGCTGAACGGTCCGAAGCCGCCATCCTGATTGGGCACCGCCATCAGCGCGTGGGTGATGCGCATGAAATGTTCCGCCACGATCGAAAGCCCGCTTTCGGGCAGCAGGAAGTGGATATCCGCCACGCGCCCGTGCTGCGAATTCTCGATCGGGATCATCGCCGCGCCCGCCGCACCGCTCTTCACCGCGTCGAGCGCGTCCTCGAAGCCATAGCAGGGCAGCGGCAGCGCATCGGGTGCGAACTGCATGGTCGCCTG
This genomic interval carries:
- a CDS encoding prephenate dehydratase; translation: MRKFPAPALAMVDSMRAAAAAEPARAIAFGGAPGSNSHQATMQFAPDALPLPCYGFEDALDAVKSGAAGAAMIPIENSQHGRVADIHFLLPESGLSIVAEHFMRITHALMAVPNQDGGFGPFSAAYSHPQALGQSREYLLARNIVPMSHADTAGAAAFVAEKGDPNLAALAPPMAAELYGLEIVEDAVEDAHDNTTRFVLLAKEARDPLKLLGELASGRETAMTTFVFEVKNVPAALYKALGCFATNGVNMTKLESYQKGASFAATRFYADAEGAPGDPRIDAALEELEFQCNSVRLLGSYAQARKRG